A genome region from bacterium includes the following:
- a CDS encoding twitching motility protein PilT, whose amino-acid sequence MPGVTYDTGALVAAERNDRRMWALHAGFLAGEVVPTVPAPVLAEAWRGGPRQASLARFLALCVVEAMSEGQAKDVGVLVGRSSHRNIVDVAVVEGAIRRGDGIVTSDPRDVQHIVDAARARVTIATI is encoded by the coding sequence ATGCCCGGCGTCACCTACGACACCGGCGCCTTGGTTGCCGCCGAGCGCAACGACCGCCGAATGTGGGCGCTGCATGCCGGCTTCCTCGCCGGGGAAGTAGTGCCGACCGTCCCGGCACCGGTGCTTGCCGAAGCCTGGCGCGGTGGCCCTCGTCAGGCGAGCCTGGCCCGCTTCCTCGCACTTTGCGTAGTCGAGGCTATGAGCGAGGGTCAGGCAAAGGACGTGGGCGTTCTCGTTGGGCGCTCCAGCCACAGGAACATCGTTGACGTCGCCGTCGTCGAGGGTGCCATACGGCGTGGCGACGGGATTGTGACCTCAGATCCTCGCGACGTCCAGCACATCGTCGACGCCGCACGGGCCCGGGTCACCATCGCGACGATCTAG
- a CDS encoding XRE family transcriptional regulator, whose translation MRRRASPSSRSWRWTWRGPDPRIASVRLIVDLTSDVIRLEFIDHELKRRRRESATGGITIERDRKGQVVAIELAPASSYTPTPQLVHVLVAGNTATGEGPSIEDLQRLIDRMRTAMDGRGQPPRGRHALGRRTRGRRAGVVLKTGALKEARMAAGLSLQALGEGIVSRAAVHMYESADVRPSQEVLSQLAERLGRPIDFFVA comes from the coding sequence ATGAGGAGGCGCGCGTCTCCTAGCAGCAGATCGTGGCGCTGGACATGGCGTGGACCAGATCCCAGAATTGCCAGCGTGCGGCTGATTGTGGACCTGACGAGCGACGTGATCCGGCTCGAATTCATCGACCATGAGCTGAAGCGCAGGCGACGCGAGTCGGCGACCGGCGGAATCACCATTGAACGCGATCGAAAGGGTCAGGTCGTAGCCATCGAGCTCGCGCCCGCGTCCTCGTACACGCCAACCCCACAGCTCGTCCATGTCCTCGTCGCCGGGAACACGGCGACCGGTGAGGGCCCCAGCATCGAGGACCTGCAGCGTCTGATCGATCGGATGCGCACGGCGATGGACGGACGCGGGCAACCACCACGTGGCCGCCATGCCCTTGGTCGACGGACGCGCGGCAGGCGGGCCGGGGTCGTTCTGAAAACGGGCGCGCTGAAAGAGGCTCGGATGGCGGCTGGGCTCTCGTTGCAGGCACTGGGGGAGGGGATTGTTTCCAGAGCCGCTGTTCACATGTACGAGAGCGCCGATGTGCGTCCATCGCAAGAAGTCCTCTCCCAGCTCGCGGAGCGGCTGGGCCGACCGATCGATTTCTTCGTCGCGTAA